One stretch of Pandoraea oxalativorans DNA includes these proteins:
- the rpsT gene encoding 30S ribosomal protein S20 has protein sequence MANTAQARKRARQTVKINAHNSALRSRLRTAVKAVRKAIAAGDQAAAKEVLRTSAKTIDIIADKKIVHKNTAARQKSRLSAAIKAMSAAA, from the coding sequence ATGGCAAATACCGCACAAGCACGCAAGCGCGCGCGTCAAACCGTTAAAATCAACGCCCACAACTCGGCGCTGCGTTCGCGTCTGCGCACGGCTGTGAAGGCTGTTCGCAAGGCTATCGCCGCTGGCGATCAGGCCGCTGCCAAGGAAGTGCTGCGCACTTCGGCAAAGACGATCGACATCATCGCTGACAAGAAGATCGTTCACAAGAACACCGCTGCTCGTCAAAAAAGCCGCCTGTCGGCCGCCATCAAGGCGATGTCGGCTGCTGCCTAA
- a CDS encoding CfaE/CblD family pilus tip adhesin, with translation MKHEFARVIRRVTCLAALVGAMGMVCPAFAQILPSDHHQSVSLTFDRSSVPDSWIFRRQHNTHYTPGNGIGSRTAHVCRSNVDTTLGACPVRPANVFAPTPTSITLRFMEERSKLQVDLVVGAIKVITVSGSTCTHVNTPFHSNRDRGRCQAGPYDVSRYTLSISRAELQKIPVGGLWRARLEFYVRELENPVPSATHSYDIELRVTDNQNAQIYFPTLSSISPRVALDLRRRPGPNFVPIVYGGRSVDMCFYDGFGSNSPGALRVRASDARANFPARPPGNGLLVRRGTDGSQPRQRIEYRVGLTYAGAHRWVNVGDTVGTSFTSVAQAPIRIVRLPGIPAPVACTPGTLAFEVVPFVEREKDAGSFEGPLRIEMFVDAARM, from the coding sequence ATGAAGCATGAGTTTGCGCGCGTGATCCGACGGGTGACGTGCCTCGCCGCTTTGGTGGGGGCGATGGGGATGGTGTGTCCGGCTTTCGCACAGATATTGCCGTCGGATCACCATCAGAGCGTTTCGTTGACGTTCGATCGATCTTCGGTTCCCGACAGTTGGATCTTTCGTCGGCAGCACAACACGCATTACACACCGGGCAACGGCATTGGCTCGCGCACGGCACATGTTTGCCGCTCGAACGTCGATACGACCCTGGGGGCTTGTCCCGTTAGGCCAGCCAACGTGTTCGCGCCGACGCCTACATCAATCACGCTGCGATTCATGGAAGAGCGTTCCAAGCTTCAGGTAGATCTGGTTGTGGGTGCGATCAAGGTCATTACCGTGTCGGGCAGTACCTGTACCCACGTCAATACACCGTTTCACAGTAACCGCGACCGTGGCAGATGTCAGGCAGGTCCCTACGATGTGTCGCGATATACGTTGTCGATAAGTCGCGCCGAATTGCAAAAAATTCCGGTTGGCGGTCTCTGGCGTGCACGCCTGGAGTTCTATGTCCGGGAACTTGAAAACCCGGTACCGAGCGCCACCCACAGCTATGACATCGAGCTTCGGGTGACGGATAACCAGAACGCGCAAATTTACTTTCCGACGCTATCGAGCATTTCGCCTCGTGTTGCGCTGGATCTGAGACGCCGCCCCGGTCCCAACTTCGTGCCGATCGTGTATGGCGGGAGGTCGGTCGACATGTGCTTCTACGACGGGTTCGGCTCGAACTCCCCCGGCGCATTACGTGTGCGTGCCAGTGACGCACGTGCGAATTTCCCCGCGAGACCTCCCGGAAACGGATTGCTCGTGAGACGAGGGACCGACGGCTCGCAACCTCGGCAACGAATCGAATATCGGGTCGGACTGACGTATGCCGGTGCGCACCGGTGGGTGAATGTCGGCGACACCGTGGGCACGTCTTTCACCTCGGTGGCGCAGGCGCCGATTCGCATTGTGCGGTTGCCGGGGATTCCGGCGCCGGTGGCCTGTACGCCGGGCACGCTCGCCTTCGAGGTTGTGCCGTTCGTCGAAAGAGAGAAAGACGCAGGAAGTTTCGAGGGGCCGCTCAGAATCGAGATGTTCGTCGACGCTGCGCGAATGTGA
- the argF gene encoding ornithine carbamoyltransferase codes for MTTAKPIKHYLQFSDLTLDEYDYVLERTRILKKKFKNYETYHPLHDRTLAMIFEKSSTRTRLSFEAGIHQLGGHAVFLNTRDTQLGRGEPIEDAAQVISRMTDIIMIRTFGQEIIERFAQHSRVPVINGLTNEYHPCQVLADIFTYYEHRGPIKGKTVTWIGDANNMSYTWIQAAEIFGFQFNISTPPGYRLDQAMVAESSRPFVREFDDPRAACEGADLVSTDVWTSMGYEAENEARKAAFAQWCVNADLMQRAKSDALFMHCLPAHRGEEVSADVIDGAQSVVWDEAENRLHVQKALMEFLMLGRV; via the coding sequence ATGACCACCGCCAAACCCATCAAGCATTACCTTCAGTTTTCGGATCTGACGCTCGACGAGTATGACTACGTGCTCGAGCGCACCCGCATCCTCAAGAAGAAATTCAAGAACTACGAGACCTACCACCCGCTGCACGACCGCACGCTGGCGATGATCTTCGAGAAGAGCTCGACCCGCACGCGTCTGTCGTTCGAGGCCGGTATCCACCAGTTGGGCGGTCACGCCGTGTTCCTGAACACCCGCGACACGCAACTCGGTCGCGGCGAGCCGATCGAAGACGCCGCCCAGGTGATCTCCCGCATGACCGACATCATCATGATCCGTACGTTCGGCCAGGAGATCATCGAGCGCTTCGCCCAACATTCGCGTGTGCCGGTCATCAACGGCCTGACCAACGAATACCACCCGTGTCAGGTGCTGGCGGACATCTTCACGTACTACGAGCATCGCGGCCCGATCAAGGGCAAGACGGTCACGTGGATCGGCGACGCCAACAACATGTCGTACACGTGGATTCAGGCCGCCGAGATCTTCGGCTTCCAGTTCAATATCTCGACGCCGCCGGGCTACCGCCTCGATCAGGCAATGGTGGCCGAATCGAGCCGCCCGTTCGTGCGCGAGTTCGACGATCCGCGCGCCGCCTGCGAAGGGGCCGACCTCGTATCGACGGACGTCTGGACCAGCATGGGCTACGAAGCGGAAAACGAGGCCCGCAAGGCCGCGTTCGCTCAATGGTGCGTGAACGCCGACCTGATGCAGCGCGCGAAGTCCGACGCCCTCTTCATGCACTGCCTGCCGGCCCACCGAGGCGAAGAAGTGTCTGCGGATGTCATCGACGGCGCACAAAGCGTCGTCTGGGACGAAGCCGAGAACCGTCTGCACGTGCAGAAGGCGCTTATGGAGTTCCTGATGCTGGGCCGCGTCTGA
- the plsY gene encoding glycerol-3-phosphate 1-O-acyltransferase PlsY, translated as MATLVFIVLAYLIGSVPFAVIVSRTMGLADPRSYGSGNPGATNVLRSGNKKAAILTLIGDALKGWLAVYLAERFADAWGVGDFGLAAVALAVFLGHLYPVFLRFAGGKGVATAAGVLFAVSPMLGLAVMATWLIIAIFFRYSSLAALVAAVFAPLYYVFMYGFGPYSPAVIVMAILLIYRHRANIGKLIAGKESRIGQKKS; from the coding sequence ATGGCCACACTGGTTTTTATCGTTCTCGCGTATCTGATCGGCTCGGTGCCGTTTGCGGTGATCGTCAGCCGCACGATGGGCCTCGCGGACCCGCGCAGTTACGGCTCGGGCAACCCGGGCGCCACGAACGTACTGCGTTCGGGCAACAAGAAGGCCGCCATCCTGACGTTGATAGGCGACGCACTCAAGGGCTGGCTCGCGGTTTATCTGGCGGAACGCTTCGCCGACGCCTGGGGTGTGGGCGATTTCGGACTGGCGGCAGTGGCGCTCGCCGTGTTCCTTGGCCATTTGTACCCGGTGTTCCTGCGTTTCGCCGGTGGCAAGGGCGTGGCGACGGCCGCAGGCGTGTTGTTTGCCGTCAGTCCGATGCTGGGTCTGGCGGTGATGGCGACGTGGCTGATCATCGCGATCTTTTTCCGCTATTCGTCGCTCGCCGCGCTGGTCGCGGCCGTGTTTGCGCCCCTTTACTACGTCTTCATGTACGGCTTCGGGCCGTACTCCCCGGCGGTGATCGTCATGGCGATCCTGCTGATCTATCGCCATCGCGCGAATATCGGCAAGCTGATCGCAGGCAAGGAAAGCCGCATCGGGCAGAAGAAGTCGTGA
- the murB gene encoding UDP-N-acetylmuramate dehydrogenase, whose product MLQLQRDVSLREFNTFGLPATARYVVTIDSEAALLDALALPELAGLPRLVLGGGSNLVLTRDFDGVVLRMAIRHRERLPDNPADPCARYVRGGAGEVWHDFVDWTLSQDCPGLENLALIPGTLGAAPIQNIGAYGLELAERFHEVRALDTTTGAFVTCSRDDCAFGYRDSLFKREPGRYIIVAVTLRLPQPWHAVTGYADVSRTLADAGIAEPDARQIFDAVVDIRRRKLPDPAQLGNAGSFFKNPVVDAATFEALRARFPQAVGYAQPDGAWKVAAGWLIDQCGWRGKTVGNAGVHERQALVLVNRGGATGADIVALARAVQASVRERFGISLDPEPLML is encoded by the coding sequence ATGCTTCAGTTGCAACGCGACGTCAGCCTGCGCGAATTCAACACCTTCGGTCTGCCCGCCACTGCCCGCTACGTCGTGACCATCGACAGCGAAGCGGCGCTGCTCGACGCGCTCGCCTTGCCCGAACTGGCCGGACTGCCGCGTCTCGTGCTCGGCGGCGGCAGCAACCTCGTGCTCACGCGTGACTTCGACGGCGTGGTGCTGCGCATGGCCATTCGTCATCGCGAACGTCTGCCCGACAATCCCGCAGATCCGTGCGCGCGCTATGTGCGCGGCGGGGCGGGTGAAGTCTGGCACGATTTCGTCGACTGGACGCTCTCGCAAGACTGTCCCGGCCTGGAAAACCTGGCGCTGATTCCCGGCACGCTGGGGGCCGCGCCGATCCAGAACATCGGCGCCTACGGGCTGGAACTCGCCGAGCGCTTCCATGAAGTGCGTGCGCTCGATACGACGACCGGGGCGTTCGTCACATGCTCGCGCGACGATTGCGCTTTCGGCTATCGGGATTCGCTGTTCAAGCGCGAACCGGGCCGCTACATCATCGTGGCCGTGACGCTGCGCCTGCCGCAGCCCTGGCACGCCGTGACCGGGTATGCCGACGTGTCGCGAACACTGGCCGATGCCGGTATAGCAGAACCCGATGCGCGCCAGATTTTCGATGCGGTCGTCGACATTCGCCGCCGCAAGCTGCCGGATCCCGCGCAACTTGGCAACGCCGGAAGCTTCTTCAAGAATCCCGTCGTGGACGCCGCCACGTTCGAGGCGCTTCGCGCGCGTTTCCCGCAGGCGGTCGGCTATGCGCAGCCCGACGGCGCATGGAAGGTCGCCGCCGGATGGCTGATCGATCAGTGTGGCTGGCGCGGCAAGACCGTCGGAAACGCGGGCGTGCACGAGCGCCAGGCGCTGGTGCTCGTCAATCGCGGAGGGGCCACGGGGGCCGATATCGTGGCGCTGGCCCGCGCCGTGCAGGCCAGCGTTCGGGAACGCTTCGGCATCTCGCTCGATCCCGAACCGCTCATGCTTTGA
- a CDS encoding YajQ family cyclic di-GMP-binding protein, which yields MPSFDVVSEANMVEVKNAIEQANKEISTRFDFKGSDSRVEHKEQELTLFADDNFKLDQVTQVLVAKMAKRNVDVRFLDYGKVEKISGDKVKQVVKVKKGVEGDLAKKIVRIIKDSKMKVQASIQGDSVRVAGAKRDDLQSAMALLRKDVTDTPLDFNNFRD from the coding sequence ATGCCATCGTTTGACGTGGTTAGCGAAGCCAACATGGTAGAGGTCAAGAACGCGATCGAGCAGGCCAACAAGGAAATCTCGACGCGCTTCGACTTCAAGGGATCGGACTCGCGCGTCGAGCACAAGGAGCAGGAACTCACGCTCTTCGCCGACGACAACTTCAAGCTCGATCAGGTCACGCAGGTGCTCGTCGCGAAGATGGCCAAGCGTAACGTCGACGTGCGTTTTCTCGACTACGGCAAGGTCGAGAAAATCAGTGGCGACAAGGTCAAGCAGGTCGTGAAGGTCAAGAAGGGCGTCGAAGGCGACTTGGCCAAGAAGATCGTGCGCATCATCAAGGACAGCAAGATGAAGGTGCAGGCGAGCATTCAGGGCGACAGCGTTCGCGTCGCGGGCGCCAAGCGCGACGACCTGCAAAGCGCAATGGCGCTGCTGCGCAAGGATGTCACCGACACGCCGCTCGACTTCAACAACTTCCGCGACTAA
- the murJ gene encoding murein biosynthesis integral membrane protein MurJ, with protein sequence MATSLLQCCAYNTRNMNLLKALATVSGFTMLSRITGLIREILIARMFGAGPMTDAYNVAFRIPNLLRRLSAEGAFSQAFVPILAEFKSQRSEEETKTLVDSVTTVLFWVLLSITIAGVLGASGVVYAVATGLSRENGTFDAAVFMTRVMFPYITLISITTLAAGVLNTWRQFSMPAFAPVLLNVSSIVASLWVAPHLETPVYALAYAVIVGGVLQLVIQLPALARIGMLPRITLNIAAALRNAGVKRVLAKMVPATLAVSVAQVSLIINTNIASRLAQGSVSWLAYADRLMEFPTALLGVALGTILLPSLARAHADDDPAEYSALLDWGLRLTFLLAMPSAVGLFVYAEPLTATLYQYGRFDATDVVMTAHALTAYGVGLVGLILIKILAPGFYAKQDIKTPVKIAIVVLIATQLSNVLFVRWFAHAGLSLSIGVGACMNAALLFAGLYKRGIYRPAAGWRLFFVQLLAACLILAGVLLWFTQSFDWVALGARPLARIALLGASLVLCAVVYFGALFLMGFNFSFFRRRTRS encoded by the coding sequence ATTGCAACTTCTTTGCTGCAATGCTGTGCGTATAATACGCGCAACATGAATTTGCTCAAAGCTCTCGCTACGGTCAGCGGTTTTACGATGCTTTCGCGCATCACCGGACTGATTCGTGAAATTCTTATCGCACGCATGTTTGGCGCCGGGCCCATGACCGACGCCTACAACGTGGCGTTCCGTATTCCCAATCTGCTGCGCCGCCTGTCCGCTGAAGGGGCGTTTTCGCAAGCATTCGTCCCAATTCTGGCCGAATTCAAGTCGCAACGTAGCGAAGAAGAGACGAAAACGCTCGTCGATTCCGTGACGACCGTGCTTTTCTGGGTGCTCCTGTCCATCACGATTGCCGGCGTGCTCGGCGCGTCAGGCGTGGTCTACGCTGTGGCGACGGGCCTGTCGCGCGAAAACGGCACGTTCGACGCCGCCGTCTTCATGACGCGCGTGATGTTCCCCTATATCACACTGATCTCGATCACGACGCTCGCCGCAGGCGTACTCAATACGTGGCGTCAGTTCTCGATGCCCGCCTTTGCGCCGGTGCTGCTCAACGTCAGCTCGATCGTGGCGTCGCTGTGGGTGGCGCCGCATCTGGAGACACCGGTCTACGCGCTCGCATACGCAGTGATCGTCGGCGGTGTGTTGCAACTGGTCATCCAGCTCCCGGCGCTCGCCCGGATCGGCATGTTGCCCCGCATCACGCTCAATATTGCGGCGGCGCTTCGCAACGCGGGCGTCAAACGGGTGCTTGCCAAGATGGTGCCGGCCACGCTGGCGGTGTCCGTCGCCCAGGTCAGCCTGATCATTAATACGAATATTGCGTCGCGACTGGCGCAGGGCAGTGTGTCTTGGCTGGCGTACGCGGACCGTCTGATGGAATTTCCGACGGCGCTGCTGGGCGTGGCGCTGGGCACGATTCTGCTGCCGAGTCTGGCGCGCGCGCATGCCGATGACGACCCCGCCGAATATTCCGCATTGCTGGACTGGGGCCTGCGTCTGACCTTCCTGCTGGCAATGCCCAGCGCCGTTGGCCTGTTCGTTTATGCCGAGCCGCTCACCGCGACCCTGTATCAGTACGGGCGCTTCGATGCGACCGACGTCGTGATGACGGCGCACGCGCTCACCGCTTACGGTGTCGGCCTCGTCGGCCTGATCCTCATCAAGATTCTCGCGCCGGGCTTCTACGCCAAGCAGGACATCAAGACGCCGGTGAAGATTGCCATCGTGGTACTGATTGCCACGCAGCTCTCGAACGTGCTTTTCGTGCGCTGGTTCGCCCATGCCGGGTTGTCGCTGTCGATCGGCGTCGGCGCATGCATGAACGCCGCGCTGCTTTTCGCGGGACTCTATAAGCGAGGCATTTACCGGCCGGCGGCGGGGTGGCGTTTGTTCTTCGTCCAGCTGCTCGCGGCGTGTCTGATCCTGGCGGGCGTGCTGCTGTGGTTCACGCAGAGCTTCGACTGGGTAGCCCTGGGGGCGCGCCCGCTGGCGCGCATTGCCTTGCTCGGTGCGAGTCTGGTGCTATGCGCCGTGGTGTATTTCGGGGCATTATTCCTCATGGGTTTCAACTTCTCGTTCTTCCGTCGACGCACCCGTTCCTGA
- a CDS encoding patatin-like phospholipase family protein, giving the protein MLPPDDHRASAKAKSSRARRNNGGRKGIDLGLQGGGAHGAYTWGVLDKLLEDGRLEFEGISGASAGTMNAVVLAHGLLDRPNVDPREKAREALHSFWLGVSQAGSSATAWAQTVFSWLNGRPTEYPVWHDWMQSMQQWMMPFAQPPAEINPLRTVLEAQVDFERLRESTTTHLFVSATNIRTGNIRIFRTHEITLDVAMASACLPWLFKPVKIDEDFFWDGGYLGNPPLYPFYYETLTSDILIVHINPIERKEKPVLPGQIMNRVNEITFNASLQREFRAISFVHKLLDEGWLKPEFRDRLKYPLIHSIRADKELYDLSSSTKFVTDWHFLTTLRDRGREAAERWLAAHFDDVGVRSTVDLKRDYLQRLPDATAIKA; this is encoded by the coding sequence TTGCTTCCCCCCGACGACCACCGCGCTAGCGCGAAAGCGAAGTCCTCCCGCGCCCGGCGCAACAACGGTGGACGCAAGGGCATCGACCTCGGCCTGCAAGGCGGTGGCGCGCACGGTGCGTACACGTGGGGGGTGCTCGACAAGCTGCTGGAAGACGGACGTCTGGAATTCGAAGGTATCAGCGGCGCGTCCGCAGGCACGATGAACGCCGTGGTGCTCGCGCACGGTCTGCTCGACCGTCCCAACGTCGATCCGCGCGAGAAGGCCCGCGAGGCGTTGCATAGCTTCTGGCTGGGCGTTTCGCAAGCCGGATCGTCGGCCACCGCCTGGGCGCAAACCGTCTTCAGCTGGCTCAACGGGCGTCCGACCGAGTATCCCGTCTGGCACGACTGGATGCAGAGCATGCAGCAGTGGATGATGCCCTTCGCACAACCGCCGGCCGAGATCAATCCACTGCGCACCGTACTCGAAGCGCAAGTCGATTTCGAGCGCCTGCGCGAGAGCACCACGACGCATCTGTTCGTCTCCGCGACGAACATCCGCACCGGCAACATCCGCATCTTCCGCACGCATGAGATCACGCTCGACGTGGCGATGGCGTCTGCCTGCCTGCCGTGGCTGTTCAAACCGGTGAAGATCGACGAGGACTTTTTCTGGGATGGGGGCTATCTCGGCAACCCGCCCCTGTACCCGTTCTATTACGAGACGCTCACGAGCGACATCCTGATCGTGCATATCAACCCGATCGAGCGCAAGGAGAAGCCGGTGCTGCCGGGACAGATCATGAACCGCGTGAACGAGATCACGTTCAACGCGTCGCTGCAACGCGAATTCCGCGCGATCTCGTTCGTGCACAAGCTGCTCGACGAGGGATGGCTGAAGCCGGAGTTTCGCGATCGTCTGAAGTACCCGCTGATCCACTCGATTCGCGCGGACAAGGAGCTTTACGACTTGTCCTCGTCGACGAAATTCGTCACCGACTGGCACTTCCTCACGACGCTGCGCGATCGGGGTCGCGAGGCCGCCGAGCGCTGGCTGGCGGCGCATTTCGACGACGTCGGCGTGCGCTCCACGGTGGATCTGAAGCGCGATTATCTGCAACGTCTGCCGGACGCCACCGCCATCAAAGCATGA
- a CDS encoding response regulator transcription factor encodes MIKIRVAIADHHPVVIAGLAHAFGKWPTLEVLGAAHDGAGVIELLRRSPCDVLVIDPTMPRGKYGDGLPLIATLRRKFPCVRILVLTAMTDAPMARQITDLGVASTLCKSQSIDDVIAAVHAVHDGLRQARRATPAGAAPESRTTLLSQREVQVLRMYVSGMSITAIAAKLYRTKQTVSAQKRSVMRKLGVECDAQLFRFALQADLQDEAPVMRSISDVDAA; translated from the coding sequence GTGATTAAGATTCGCGTCGCAATCGCTGACCATCATCCGGTCGTCATTGCGGGACTGGCACATGCGTTCGGCAAATGGCCCACGCTGGAAGTGCTTGGCGCCGCACACGACGGGGCGGGCGTCATCGAACTGTTGCGTCGGTCCCCGTGCGACGTTCTGGTGATCGATCCCACCATGCCCCGCGGCAAATACGGCGACGGCCTGCCGCTGATCGCAACGTTGCGTCGCAAGTTTCCCTGCGTCCGAATTCTGGTGCTGACGGCGATGACAGACGCGCCGATGGCGCGCCAGATTACCGATCTCGGTGTCGCATCGACACTCTGCAAATCGCAAAGCATCGACGACGTTATTGCAGCCGTCCATGCGGTCCATGACGGATTGCGCCAGGCGCGTCGTGCAACGCCCGCAGGCGCGGCGCCCGAGTCTCGTACGACATTGCTGAGTCAGCGCGAGGTGCAGGTGCTACGCATGTACGTTTCGGGGATGTCGATCACCGCCATCGCCGCAAAGCTTTATCGAACCAAGCAGACGGTCAGCGCGCAGAAGCGCAGTGTCATGCGCAAACTCGGTGTCGAATGCGATGCGCAGCTCTTTCGCTTCGCGCTACAGGCCGACCTGCAAGATGAAGCGCCGGTCATGCGCTCCATAAGCGACGTCGACGCGGCCTGA
- a CDS encoding SirB1 family protein: MANRILEYFAALVASDDGLPLTEAAIAIAQDVYPDLDVQDTLTQIDALAARLAKRLPPDAGPLQKLQLLDHFFFRELGFTVNQNDYYDPDNSHLHAVLDRRRGIPISLAVLCMEIGHQIGLPLRGLSFPGHFLLRLAVPAGDVVIDPISGNSLSPQRLLEMVEPYLKHYRDESAEPIQELALWALLHPFLEPATPREILARMLRNLRAIYTQNERWERLLAVQERMVLVLPDQPIEKRDRGLAYARLGLVRPAQDDLEWYLSKRPEADDADAIRQVLDDLSRRPGSHG, encoded by the coding sequence ATGGCGAATCGAATTCTGGAGTATTTTGCTGCGCTGGTTGCGTCCGACGACGGCCTGCCGTTGACCGAAGCAGCCATTGCCATCGCGCAGGACGTCTATCCCGATCTCGACGTGCAGGACACGCTCACCCAGATCGATGCGCTGGCTGCACGTCTGGCCAAGCGCCTGCCGCCGGACGCCGGGCCGTTGCAAAAGCTGCAACTGCTCGATCACTTCTTCTTCCGCGAACTTGGTTTCACCGTTAATCAGAACGATTATTACGATCCGGACAACAGCCACCTGCATGCGGTGCTGGATCGCCGTCGCGGTATTCCGATTTCGCTCGCCGTGCTGTGTATGGAGATCGGTCATCAGATCGGGCTGCCGTTGCGTGGCCTCTCGTTCCCGGGGCACTTTCTGCTGCGTCTCGCGGTGCCTGCCGGGGATGTCGTCATTGACCCCATTTCGGGCAATTCGCTTTCGCCGCAACGCCTGCTCGAAATGGTCGAGCCTTATCTGAAGCACTATCGGGACGAAAGCGCCGAGCCGATCCAGGAACTGGCGTTGTGGGCGTTGCTGCACCCGTTCCTGGAGCCCGCGACGCCGCGCGAGATTCTGGCGCGCATGCTTCGTAATTTGCGGGCCATCTATACGCAAAACGAGCGGTGGGAACGGCTGTTGGCGGTGCAGGAGCGTATGGTGCTCGTGCTACCCGATCAGCCCATCGAGAAGCGCGATCGCGGACTGGCGTATGCGCGTCTGGGTCTGGTGCGTCCGGCGCAGGACGACCTGGAGTGGTATCTGAGCAAGCGTCCCGAAGCGGACGACGCCGACGCGATTCGTCAGGTACTTGACGACCTGAGCCGCCGTCCGGGCAGCCACGGATAA
- a CDS encoding DUF3579 domain-containing protein, which produces MTDQVSAREYFIQGLTLDGKKFRPSDWAERLCGAVSFCGRSNSGPNAYMQYSPYVRPTMVGDVKCVVVDERLREIEPRMFDFVMSFARDNGLQMTEACFVPDVK; this is translated from the coding sequence ATGACCGACCAGGTTTCCGCGCGCGAGTATTTCATTCAGGGGCTGACTCTGGATGGCAAGAAGTTTCGTCCGAGTGACTGGGCGGAGCGTCTGTGCGGCGCCGTGTCGTTCTGCGGCCGAAGCAATTCTGGCCCGAACGCATACATGCAGTACTCCCCCTATGTGCGTCCGACGATGGTGGGTGACGTCAAATGCGTCGTTGTCGATGAGCGACTGCGCGAGATCGAGCCGAGAATGTTCGATTTCGTGATGAGTTTTGCGCGTGACAACGGGTTGCAAATGACGGAAGCCTGCTTCGTTCCCGACGTCAAATAA
- a CDS encoding pyrimidine/purine nucleoside phosphorylase — protein MTQIAPQATQFDNVSVIKRANTYFDGKCVSHTVLFPDGTRKTLGVIFPATLQFGTDAPEIMEVTGGRCRIRLAGQTEWQEYAAGQEFSVPGNSKFDIEVVETLDYVCHYG, from the coding sequence ATGACGCAAATTGCACCTCAGGCAACTCAGTTCGACAACGTTTCCGTAATCAAGCGCGCCAACACGTACTTCGACGGCAAGTGCGTTTCGCACACCGTCCTGTTCCCGGACGGCACGCGCAAGACGCTGGGTGTGATTTTCCCGGCCACGCTCCAGTTCGGTACCGATGCGCCTGAGATCATGGAAGTCACGGGCGGCCGCTGCCGCATTCGTCTGGCAGGTCAGACCGAGTGGCAAGAGTACGCTGCCGGTCAGGAGTTCTCCGTGCCGGGCAATAGCAAGTTCGATATCGAGGTCGTGGAGACGCTCGATTACGTTTGCCATTACGGCTAA